One segment of Macrobrachium rosenbergii isolate ZJJX-2024 chromosome 25, ASM4041242v1, whole genome shotgun sequence DNA contains the following:
- the LOC136852223 gene encoding uncharacterized protein — MKRKHETLISDTNRKLRTLKCGQRVQALSFARGSPKWENGVIVGQTGPVSYTVRVGEKVWRRHIDQLVAVPEFQYSDGSITNDPCLSSEERYENKFSDYCLEEQSPLGESVTEDLSKSSSDSSSKGGGEPLSVTLDDHVTLTQNSTSERRYPLRERRPPDRLTYS; from the coding sequence atgaaaaggaagcaTGAGACACTGATTTCGGATACTAACCGTAAATTAAGAACTCTGAAATGTGGTCAACGTGTTCAGGCATTAAGTTTTGCTCGGGGATCACCTAAGTGGGAGAATGGTGTTATTGTCGGACAGACTGGTCCAGTTTCATACACAGTAAGGGTTGGGGAAAAGGTGTGGCGTCGACATATCGACCAGCTTGTTGCTGTTCCTGAATTTCAGTATTCTGACGGTTCCATAACAAATGATCCTTGCTTAAGCTCAGAGGAAAGgtatgaaaacaaattttctgaTTATTGTTTAGAGGAACAGTCACCACTGGGAGAATCTGTGACTGAGGACTTGAGTAAGTCCAGTTCCGACAGTTCATCTAAGGGGGGAGGTGAGCCTTTGTCTGTGACTTTGGATGATCATGTAACTTTAACTCAGAACTCCACCAGTGAGAGGCGTTACCCATTAAGAGAACGTCGTCCGCCGGACAGACTTACGTATTCTTGA